Genomic DNA from Hymenobacter jejuensis:
CCCGGCACGACGGATGGCATCACGTAGATGGCTTGTGCTTCCTTAATCGGCGGCGTGTCGATGGTGACGCGCACCTGATCGTTGGTAACGTGCTGTAAATCAAGAGTAATTTGATAACCCGCAGCCGGTGATTGAGCGTGTGCAGAACCAGCGGCGGCTAGTCCCAGCCCAAGGGCCAGATAAAGCGTTTTCATCATGAAAAAAGGATAGGAAGAGAGCTTTAAAACGAATGACCAAGGTACACATTGCCCGCAAGCTTACCCTAACACGCAGGTGGGGCCGGCTGGTTCTGTTACCTTGTTGCTTTGCATATTCTGACTGGTCCGATGGCGCGTTTGAAATCCTTGGGTTTGTATGTATTGGCGATAGTGTTTGTGGGCGCGGGCTTGTTGCATTTTCTGATGCCCGAGCCATACCTACGTATCATGCCGCCGTATCTGCCCGCCCATTTGCTGTTGGTATACGCAAGTGGCGCTGCCGAAATTGGGTTAGGGTTTCTGCTGTTGCCTAAGCGCACGCGCCGTTGGGGCGCCTGGGGGTTGGTAGCGCTGCTAATTGCCGTATTTCCCGCCAACCTGTACATGGCCCAGCATAATGAGGCGCTGTTTCAGCTGCCTGCGTGGGCCGTTTGGGGACGTTTGCCGTTACAAGGCGTCCTGATTTGGTGGGCGTGGCAGTATACCCGCTTGTAGGCAATGGGCTGTTTGGTTTTATAGGCGTGCGCTCTATATTCGCCGCTATTTTAACCTCAACAGTAATGCTTATTCGGTTTATTTCAACGGCTGCTTTTCTGCTGACTGCTTCGCTCACAGCCCAGGCACAACTGGCCAGCGATCCAGCGCGCTTTGCGCAAGGCTACGCCGCTCTTCAGCACGATGCCGCCGCTGTCCGTAATCACATCGACTCGCTCTCTACCGCCTTCACAGCCAGCCCTAAGCTGAGCAAGCGCAGCACCAATAAGTTGCGCAGCTATGTGCTCAACGGTGCCAGCCAAAAAGTCCGCGCCAAAGAATACTTCAGCAAGATTTTTCGGCGGGGTGGCGAAGTAACTCTCGTTCGGTATTATGACCCCGTTGGCCGCTTGGTGTTAGCCGAGCGCTACAACAACGGCCAACTGATTCGATTGGAG
This window encodes:
- a CDS encoding DoxX family protein; its protein translation is MHILTGPMARLKSLGLYVLAIVFVGAGLLHFLMPEPYLRIMPPYLPAHLLLVYASGAAEIGLGFLLLPKRTRRWGAWGLVALLIAVFPANLYMAQHNEALFQLPAWAVWGRLPLQGVLIWWAWQYTRL